The Methanobacterium sp. sequence AAGGCATCGCTTAGCCGGGAAATTATCCTAAATGAAGATTACAAGGCCATAAAATACTGAAATATTATGGGAATCGATGGTTAATTAATCTAACAGTTTATGAGTAAAATGTATGAGAAACATATCGTTGAAAAAGCCCTCTTAGCTCCTTCTGCCTACAAACTACAAATAGAGACAATTAATCATTTTGCAAGAGGAGACATTACAAATAATAGGTTAATTATGGATCACCTTCCTGAAACTCCTCTGACCAATCAGGTTCTCCTTGCAGCAAAAAAGGGCACCCCTATAGTGATATTTGGAAAAAAAGATTATCCAGGGATCATGATTTTATCCGGTGTTCATGGTAATGAGTTACCTGCCCAAATAGCAGCAGTGAACCTTATAAATAAGCTTGCTGCAGTAAAAACAAACATAACAATCTATGTAGTACCATTTGCGATACCCCGTTCAACAGAATATTGTCTTAGATCGTGGAAAGGCCAAGATCCTAATAGAACAGCAGAA is a genomic window containing:
- a CDS encoding succinylglutamate desuccinylase/aspartoacylase family protein; this translates as MYEKHIVEKALLAPSAYKLQIETINHFARGDITNNRLIMDHLPETPLTNQVLLAAKKGTPIVIFGKKDYPGIMILSGVHGNELPAQIAAVNLINKLAAVKTNITIYVVPFAIPRSTEYCLRSWKGQDPNRTAEIFGTPTNNILSYAKRNNIKYLGDFHSTRPGGYPGRLSVLCSEMPCLLSFQMADFIEKETKSTLLSFTKAGSIYPGALEDVFNLAGIPAVTGEAMSPHGTVIPGSVEASLEQMEAFLKFHKAYNVSPQIT